The following are encoded in a window of Microvirga ossetica genomic DNA:
- a CDS encoding cyclic nucleotide-binding domain-containing protein, whose amino-acid sequence MPQGLNASHCTNRLLAVLEPEDFAALAPHLELVELTRGQILYDAGDLISHAYFPHNAIISLVNVMEDGAINEVAVFGREGVAGLLSALVTREAFGRYVVQMAGTASRIAF is encoded by the coding sequence ATGCCTCAGGGGCTGAACGCCAGTCATTGCACCAACCGGCTCCTGGCCGTTCTCGAGCCCGAGGACTTTGCGGCTCTCGCGCCGCATCTCGAACTCGTCGAGCTGACGCGCGGTCAGATCCTTTATGACGCCGGGGATCTGATCAGCCATGCCTACTTTCCCCACAACGCGATCATCTCGCTTGTCAACGTCATGGAGGATGGCGCCATCAACGAGGTCGCGGTGTTCGGGCGCGAGGGCGTCGCGGGCCTGCTCAGTGCTCTGGTGACGCGGGAGGCCTTCGGCCGTTATGTCGTGCAGATGGCCGGCACCGCCTCGCGGATTGCGTTCTAG
- a CDS encoding helix-turn-helix domain-containing protein encodes MRDTCPNLRLVILLYGEAFLAQTFQTVSCNALHPVEARCCRWILGMHDRADGDTLPLTHEFLAEMLGVQRSTVSVVTRTLQTAGLIRQSRGSITILDRAGLEETTCECYGKIRQVYQRLLPGTYPPAPSW; translated from the coding sequence GTGCGGGATACCTGTCCCAACCTTCGGCTGGTGATCCTGCTCTATGGCGAGGCCTTTCTGGCCCAGACCTTCCAGACCGTCTCGTGCAATGCCCTGCATCCGGTCGAGGCCCGCTGCTGCCGCTGGATCCTGGGCATGCACGACCGGGCGGATGGGGATACCCTGCCGCTCACGCATGAGTTCCTGGCCGAGATGCTCGGGGTCCAGCGTTCCACCGTCAGCGTCGTGACCCGCACGCTGCAAACGGCGGGCCTGATCCGGCAGAGCCGCGGCAGCATTACGATCCTCGACCGGGCCGGGCTCGAGGAGACGACCTGCGAATGCTACGGCAAGATCCGCCAAGTCTACCAGCGCCTGCTGCCCGGCACGTATCCACCAGCCCCCTCGTGGTAG
- a CDS encoding sensor histidine kinase, translating into MSSEQSTPPVWEPKNLRRAIDAAGVALWSWNVDTDRLTMDQRAYDLWGVLRSEEGVTFEDLSSHIHPADRDRVRAAFAATRGVLGAYEIDFRIMVGDEVRWVSARGQGDDVGMVDRIMFGIFIDVTGRKQAEEGHELLAGEMSHRVKNLLAIAAGLTAMTSRSAATTADMARDLTHRLTALGRAHDLVRPLPGQEGTAALLGDLFAVLLAPYDDMGAFSGRIRVSVPRMGVGEAAATTLALVTHELATNSLKYGALSVASGTLDISCTADSSEAVVVWTERGGPPVVAPTGPGGFGSKLVNRSMSAQLGGAIDCDWSEEGVVITLRMNKDSLAR; encoded by the coding sequence GTGTCGTCTGAACAATCGACTCCTCCAGTGTGGGAGCCAAAAAACTTACGCCGCGCCATTGACGCGGCCGGGGTCGCCCTGTGGTCGTGGAACGTCGATACCGACAGGCTCACCATGGACCAGCGCGCGTATGACCTGTGGGGTGTGCTCAGAAGCGAAGAAGGTGTGACCTTTGAGGACCTGTCATCGCATATCCATCCAGCCGATCGTGACAGGGTGAGGGCCGCTTTCGCGGCGACGCGCGGGGTTTTGGGCGCGTATGAGATCGACTTTCGGATCATGGTCGGGGACGAAGTCCGGTGGGTCTCCGCTCGGGGTCAAGGAGACGATGTCGGCATGGTCGACCGGATCATGTTCGGCATCTTCATCGACGTGACCGGTCGCAAGCAGGCCGAGGAAGGCCACGAGTTGCTGGCAGGTGAAATGAGCCACCGGGTCAAGAACCTGTTGGCCATTGCAGCGGGCCTCACCGCGATGACCTCCCGCTCGGCGGCGACGACGGCCGACATGGCACGGGACCTCACGCACCGGCTCACGGCTCTGGGGCGCGCCCACGACCTCGTCCGTCCGCTTCCGGGCCAGGAGGGAACGGCGGCGCTTCTCGGCGACCTGTTTGCTGTCCTGCTCGCACCCTACGATGACATGGGAGCCTTCAGCGGACGCATTCGCGTCTCGGTGCCGAGGATGGGTGTCGGAGAGGCAGCGGCGACGACGCTGGCCCTGGTCACCCACGAGTTGGCGACCAACTCACTCAAGTATGGCGCGCTCTCGGTGGCCAGCGGCACGCTCGATATCTCGTGCACAGCCGATAGTAGCGAAGCGGTCGTTGTTTGGACCGAACGGGGCGGCCCGCCCGTTGTGGCTCCCACAGGACCTGGAGGCTTCGGGAGCAAGCTGGTCAACCGGAGCATGTCCGCTCAGCTCGGCGGCGCGATCGACTGCGACTGGTCTGAGGAAGGCGTGGTCATCACGCTGAGGATGAACAAGGATAGCCTCGCGCGGTGA
- a CDS encoding DUF6894 family protein: MARYYFDIRHGTDLLRDDEGAEFDSLDAAIRGTARSAAEIGTDRLARGDLSDVVIEVRNEHDQRVVTVTASMKIERHELSSPPPDLGQA, from the coding sequence GTGGCTCGCTACTATTTCGATATCCGGCATGGAACGGACCTTTTGCGTGATGACGAGGGTGCCGAGTTCGACAGCCTGGACGCTGCGATCCGAGGGACGGCTCGCTCGGCGGCTGAGATTGGCACAGACCGGCTGGCAAGGGGTGATCTCAGCGATGTCGTCATCGAGGTGCGGAATGAGCACGACCAGCGGGTCGTCACCGTGACCGCCTCGATGAAGATCGAGCGGCATGAGCTATCGTCTCCGCCTCCGGATCTGGGGCAGGCATAA